The following coding sequences are from one Plasmodium coatneyi strain Hackeri chromosome 11, complete sequence window:
- a CDS encoding 3-oxoacyl-(Acyl-carrier-protein) synthase yields the protein MRIYTKALLFHFLTLQVYSKRYGFIKNNAQRPETGTFRNVKLYNSYNANELKKHCETSRVVCTGLGVVNGVGIGLEKFWENLISGYNSIDKITKFDVTGMNCGIGSEIDKKIFNPSDYYTNKKDANRYDDYTHYAVAGTRLAVDDAKIDLQKIDPNKVGTIIGSGIGGLLFLEKEMKTFYEKGHKRISPYLIPAMIANTSAGIVSIEHNLRGISLGMLSACATSGNTIGEAYRYIKYREYDVMICGGTEASITPISFAGFNALRALCSGYNDNPKKGCRPFDLKRSGFVMGEGAGILILESYEHALRRNAKIYGEILAYSSESDAFHITSPEPSGRGLCNSINKAIKNANINISDVKYVNAHGTSTNLNDKIETKVLKTVFKDHAYKLHISSTKSMTGHCIGAAGAIESIVCLKAMQTNIIPPTINYENKDDECDLNYTPNKSLHSKENIDISLNTNLGFGGHNTALLFGKITK from the exons ATGAGAATTTACACAAAAGCCCTTCTCTTCCACTTTCTAACTTTACAA GTGTATAGCAAGAGGTACGGATTTATCAAGAACAATGCGCAAAGACCTGAAACAGGCACTTTCAGAAATGTAAAGCTGTACAACAGCTACAACGCGAACGAGTTGAAAAAGCACTGtgaa ACATCGAGAGTTGTGTGCACCGGACTTGGCGTCGTGAATGGGGTTGGAATTGGGCTAGAGAAATTTTGGGAGAATCTCATCTCCGGGTATAACTCGATTGACAAAATTACCAAGTTTGACGTAACAGGCATGAACTGCGGCATAGGCAGCGAAATTGAtaagaaaattttcaaccCCTCTGATTATtacacaaacaaaaaagatgCTAATCGGTACGATGATTACACACACTATGCTGTGGCTGGAACAAGATTAGCCGTAGATGACGCAAAAATTGACTTACAGAAAATTGACCCGAACAAAGTAGGGACGATCATCGGAAGCGGGATCGGTGGTTTGCTATTTctagaaaaggaaatgaaaacatTTTACGAAAAGGGACATAAAAGAATAAGTCCTTATTTAATCCCAGCAATGATAGCCAATACATCAGCAGGGATTGTATCCATCGAACATAATTTAAGAGGAATTTCACTTGGTATGCTAAGTGCCTGTGCAACCTCTGGTAACACAATTGGGGAAGCATACCGATATATTAAGTATAGAGAATACGATGTGATGATTTGTGGAGGAACGGAAGCAAGTATTACTCCTATAAGTTTTGCCGGATTTAATGCATTAAGAGCGTTATGTAGTGGATATAATGATAACCCCAAAAAAGGGTGTAGACCGTTTGACTTGAAAAGAAGCGGTTTCGTCATGGGAGAAGGGGCCGGGATTTTAATTCTAGAATCGTATGAACATGCACTTAGGAGGAATGCCAAAATATATGGAGAAATTTTAGCATATTCTTCCGAAAGTGATGCGTTTCATATTACATCCCCAGAGCCAAGTGGACGGGGATTGTGCAATTCTATCAACAAGgctataaaaaatgcaaatataAACATATCCGATGTTAAGTACGTAAATGCACACGGAACTTCTACCAACTTGAATGACAAAATTGAAACGAAAGTATTAAAAACTGTGTTTAAAGATCACGCGTATAAGTTGCATATTTCTTCTACTAAAAGTATGACTGGTCATTGCATAGGAGCTGCGGGCGCCATTGAATCCATCGTTTGTTTGAAAGCAATGCAAACAAATATTATTCCTCCCACCATTAATTACGAAAACAAGGATGATGAGTGCGATTTGAATTATACACCGAATAAGAGCTTACACTcgaaggaaaatatagacATTTCGTTAAATACCAATTTAGGATTTGGTGGACACAACACTGCTCTGTTGTTtgggaaaattacaaaatga